A genomic segment from Nicotiana tabacum cultivar K326 chromosome 7, ASM71507v2, whole genome shotgun sequence encodes:
- the LOC107831099 gene encoding phytyl ester synthase 1, chloroplastic-like isoform X2 has translation MDGTGLGLVLHEKALGKVFQVWCLHIPVYDRTPFEELVEYVEETVKMRHASSPNKPIYLVGDSFGGCLALAVAARNPKIDLVLILANPATSFGRTPLQPLLPLLESLPDEFHVTVPYLLSFIMGDPMKMAMVNIDSMLPPRQIIQHLSDNLTAFLVHLSGVADIIPKETLLWKLKLLRSASSYSNSRLHAVNAEVLMLASGKDNMLPSANEAQRLASSLRNCKVRYFKDNGHAILLEDGINLLSIIKGTSKYRHSKRHDYVMDFLPPSMSEFKKAVQDFRWYINFTGSVMLSTMENGKIVRGLAGVPCEGPVLLVGYHMLMGLEVIPLVEEYLRQKKILLRGIAHPTLFTQLIESETNESSIFDMLRLYGATPVTASNFFKLLATKSHVLLYPGGAREALHRKGEEYKVIWPDQPEFIRMAARFGATIVPFGVVGEDDIAQLVLDYDDLKKIPILSDQIRRDNELAARMGVTVRRDMTGEVANQTLYLPGILPKVPGRFYYLFGKPIHTKGRQDLLKDREKARELYLHIKYEVQNSVNYLLKKREEDPYRSVIDRTTYRAFSATFDDVPTFDY, from the exons ATGGATGGCACTGGTTTGGGTCTTGTTTTACATGAGAAGGCTCTTGGGAA AGTTTTTCAGGTTTGGTGCTTGCATATTCCTGTGTATGATCGAACACCATTTGAAG AACTGGTGGAATATGTCGAGGAAACTGTGAAGATGAGGCATGCTTCATCTCCAAACAAGCCTATTTATTTAGTTGGAGATTCATTTGGAGGGTGCTTGGCTCTTGCTGTTGCTGCTCGTAACCCTAAGATTGACCTTGTTCTTATATTAGCTAATCCAG CAACTTCATTTGGCAGGACGCCTCTCCAACCTTTGCTTCCTCTTCTAGAGTCTTTGCCTGATGAATTTCATGTGACAGTCCCTTATCTTTTGAGCTTTATTATGG GTGATCCAATGAAGATGGCGATGGTTAACATTGATTCCATGCTTCCTCCTAGACAAATTATTCAACATCTCTCTGACAACCTCACTGCTTTCCTGGTCCACCTTTCT GGTGTGGCTGATATTATACCAAAGGAAACTCTTCTCTGGAAGTTGAAGCTTCTTAGATCTGCTTCATCTTATTCAAATTCCCGTCTCCATGCTGTTAACGCTGAAGTACTTATGCTTGCTAG TGGCAAGGACAACATGCTTCCAAGTGCAAATGAAGCTCAGAGGCTAGCAAGTTCATTAAGAAACTGCAAAGTACGGTACTTCAAAGACAATGGACATGCTATTTTATTG GAAGATGGTATTAATCTGCTATCCATCATCAAAGGTACTAGTAAATATCGTCATTCAAAAAGGCATGATTATGTCATGGATTTTCTGCCTCCTAGTATGTCAGAGTTCAAGAAAGCAGTCCAGGACTTTAG ATGGTATATCAATTTTACTGGTTCAGTTATGTTATCCACAATGGAAAATGGGAAAATTGTAAGAGGTCTAGCAGGGGTCCCATGTGAAGGCCCTGTATTGTTGGTTGGTTATCACATGCTTATGGGTTTAGAAGTAATCCCTCTTGTTGAAGAATATTTGAGGCAGAAGAAAATTTTACTTCGTGGTATAGCACATCCAACATTGTTCACTCAGCTGATTGAGAGTGAAACTAACGAAAGTTCAATCTTTGATATGCTGAGACTATATGGAGCTACGCCTGTCACTGCCAGCAACTTTTTTAAGTTGCTTGCAACAAAGTCACATGTTCTGCTGTATCCTGGTGGTGCCCGTGAGGCCTTACATCGTAAG GGAGAAGAGTACAAGGTGATTTGGCCTGACCAACCAGAATTCATCAGAATGGCTGCAAGATTTGGTGCGACAATTGTGCCATTTGGCGTTGTTGGGGAAGATGATATAGCACAG TTAGTTCTCGACTATGACGACCTAAAAAAGATTCCTATATTGAGTGATCAGATAAGGCGTGACAACGAACTGGCAGCGAGGATGGGTGTAACAGTCAG GAGGGACATGACTGGGGAGGTTGCCAACCAAACGTTGTATCTCCCGGGCATTTTACCTAAGGTACCCGGTCGTTTTTACTACTTGTTTGGAAAACCTATTCATACAAAGGGAAGGCAGGACTTGTTGAAAGACAGAGAGAAAGCAAGAGAATTGTACTTGCATATAAAATATGAAGTTCAAAATAGCGTGAATTATTTGCTTAAGAAAAGAGAGGAGGATCCTTACCGAAGCGTCATTGATCGGACCACATATAGAGCATTTTCTGCTACTTTTGATGATGTCCCAACATTTGATTATTAG
- the LOC107831099 gene encoding phytyl ester synthase 1, chloroplastic-like isoform X1, producing the protein MASLLRNFWATPRFALNQDYKPQCIAQIRCLASRDSTLLSSDTVKVNGVSSIEEKEKVIPVDDVENSHLTSSIKEKSKEDIQDKLEPLWDDGYGTQTVKDFLEIASDIIKPDGGPPRWFTPISAGPPLKDSPLLLYLPGMDGTGLGLVLHEKALGKVFQVWCLHIPVYDRTPFEELVEYVEETVKMRHASSPNKPIYLVGDSFGGCLALAVAARNPKIDLVLILANPATSFGRTPLQPLLPLLESLPDEFHVTVPYLLSFIMGDPMKMAMVNIDSMLPPRQIIQHLSDNLTAFLVHLSGVADIIPKETLLWKLKLLRSASSYSNSRLHAVNAEVLMLASGKDNMLPSANEAQRLASSLRNCKVRYFKDNGHAILLEDGINLLSIIKGTSKYRHSKRHDYVMDFLPPSMSEFKKAVQDFRWYINFTGSVMLSTMENGKIVRGLAGVPCEGPVLLVGYHMLMGLEVIPLVEEYLRQKKILLRGIAHPTLFTQLIESETNESSIFDMLRLYGATPVTASNFFKLLATKSHVLLYPGGAREALHRKGEEYKVIWPDQPEFIRMAARFGATIVPFGVVGEDDIAQLVLDYDDLKKIPILSDQIRRDNELAARMGVTVRRDMTGEVANQTLYLPGILPKVPGRFYYLFGKPIHTKGRQDLLKDREKARELYLHIKYEVQNSVNYLLKKREEDPYRSVIDRTTYRAFSATFDDVPTFDY; encoded by the exons ATGGCTTCTCTTCTGCGAAATTTCTGGGCAACCCCTCGTTTTGCTCTTAACCAAGACTATAAGCCTCAGTGTATAGCTCAAATCAGGTGCTTAGCTAGCAGGGACTCCACATTATTGTCTTCAGATACTGTTAAAGTTAATGGTGTATCTTCTATTGAGGAAAAGGAGAAAGTTATCCCAGTAGATGATGTGGAAAATAGTCATCTGACTTCAAGTATTAAGGAGAAGAGCAAAGAGGATATTCAAGACAAATTGGAACCCCTTTGGGATGACGGATATGGAACTCAAACTGTGAAGGATTTTCTTGAGATAGCATCGGACATTATTAAGCCCGATGGAGGTCCTCCGCGGTGGTTTACTCCCATATCAGCTGGCCCTCCTTTGAAAGACTCCCCTCTCCTTCTTTATCTGCCTG GAATGGATGGCACTGGTTTGGGTCTTGTTTTACATGAGAAGGCTCTTGGGAA AGTTTTTCAGGTTTGGTGCTTGCATATTCCTGTGTATGATCGAACACCATTTGAAG AACTGGTGGAATATGTCGAGGAAACTGTGAAGATGAGGCATGCTTCATCTCCAAACAAGCCTATTTATTTAGTTGGAGATTCATTTGGAGGGTGCTTGGCTCTTGCTGTTGCTGCTCGTAACCCTAAGATTGACCTTGTTCTTATATTAGCTAATCCAG CAACTTCATTTGGCAGGACGCCTCTCCAACCTTTGCTTCCTCTTCTAGAGTCTTTGCCTGATGAATTTCATGTGACAGTCCCTTATCTTTTGAGCTTTATTATGG GTGATCCAATGAAGATGGCGATGGTTAACATTGATTCCATGCTTCCTCCTAGACAAATTATTCAACATCTCTCTGACAACCTCACTGCTTTCCTGGTCCACCTTTCT GGTGTGGCTGATATTATACCAAAGGAAACTCTTCTCTGGAAGTTGAAGCTTCTTAGATCTGCTTCATCTTATTCAAATTCCCGTCTCCATGCTGTTAACGCTGAAGTACTTATGCTTGCTAG TGGCAAGGACAACATGCTTCCAAGTGCAAATGAAGCTCAGAGGCTAGCAAGTTCATTAAGAAACTGCAAAGTACGGTACTTCAAAGACAATGGACATGCTATTTTATTG GAAGATGGTATTAATCTGCTATCCATCATCAAAGGTACTAGTAAATATCGTCATTCAAAAAGGCATGATTATGTCATGGATTTTCTGCCTCCTAGTATGTCAGAGTTCAAGAAAGCAGTCCAGGACTTTAG ATGGTATATCAATTTTACTGGTTCAGTTATGTTATCCACAATGGAAAATGGGAAAATTGTAAGAGGTCTAGCAGGGGTCCCATGTGAAGGCCCTGTATTGTTGGTTGGTTATCACATGCTTATGGGTTTAGAAGTAATCCCTCTTGTTGAAGAATATTTGAGGCAGAAGAAAATTTTACTTCGTGGTATAGCACATCCAACATTGTTCACTCAGCTGATTGAGAGTGAAACTAACGAAAGTTCAATCTTTGATATGCTGAGACTATATGGAGCTACGCCTGTCACTGCCAGCAACTTTTTTAAGTTGCTTGCAACAAAGTCACATGTTCTGCTGTATCCTGGTGGTGCCCGTGAGGCCTTACATCGTAAG GGAGAAGAGTACAAGGTGATTTGGCCTGACCAACCAGAATTCATCAGAATGGCTGCAAGATTTGGTGCGACAATTGTGCCATTTGGCGTTGTTGGGGAAGATGATATAGCACAG TTAGTTCTCGACTATGACGACCTAAAAAAGATTCCTATATTGAGTGATCAGATAAGGCGTGACAACGAACTGGCAGCGAGGATGGGTGTAACAGTCAG GAGGGACATGACTGGGGAGGTTGCCAACCAAACGTTGTATCTCCCGGGCATTTTACCTAAGGTACCCGGTCGTTTTTACTACTTGTTTGGAAAACCTATTCATACAAAGGGAAGGCAGGACTTGTTGAAAGACAGAGAGAAAGCAAGAGAATTGTACTTGCATATAAAATATGAAGTTCAAAATAGCGTGAATTATTTGCTTAAGAAAAGAGAGGAGGATCCTTACCGAAGCGTCATTGATCGGACCACATATAGAGCATTTTCTGCTACTTTTGATGATGTCCCAACATTTGATTATTAG
- the LOC107831098 gene encoding uncharacterized protein LOC107831098 codes for MPPSKKSKGKSNSAELTQPAVSTPKIPACFRAIPPSSVAITIHAKPGSKIATVTDLDDDAVGVQIDAPAKDGEANAALIDYISSVVGVKRRQVSIGSGSKSRDKVLIVEDVTLQGVFDALAKVLKDQ; via the coding sequence ATGCCTCCCTCGAAGAAAAGCAAAGGTAAAAGCAACTCAGCCGAGTTAACTCAGCCGGCTGTATCAACTCCCAAAATTCCGGCGTGCTTCCGCGCCATTCCTCCGTCGTCCGTCGCCATCACGATCCACGCCAAGCCAGGGTCGAAAATCGCGACCGTCACTGACTTGGATGACGATGCAGTTGGTGTCCAAATTGACGCACCTGCTAAAGATGGTGAAGCTAATGCTGCCCTAATCGATTATATAAGCTCCGTTGTTGGGGTCAAAAGAAGACAAGTTTCTATAGGTTCTGGGTCGAAATCCAGGGATAAGGTCCTCATTGTCGAGGATGTTACTTTACAGGGTGTTTTTGATGCTCTCGCCAAAGTTTTGAAAGATCAGTGA